One Euphorbia lathyris chromosome 1, ddEupLath1.1, whole genome shotgun sequence DNA segment encodes these proteins:
- the LOC136209916 gene encoding homeobox-leucine zipper protein HAT4-like: MMIGKEDLGLSLSLNFPQNYHSLQLNLHPSSSHSASPSTFNPHKPSWIPSFPSSDPNSDSCRGETRSFLRGIDVNSLPSTADCEEEAGVSSPNSTVSSISGKRSEREVNGEDNDIDRDGSRGISDEEDGDTSRKKLRLSKDQSAILEESFKEHNTLNPKQKLALAKQLGLRPRQVEVWFQNRRARTKLKQTEVDCEFLKRCCENLTEENRRLQKEVQELRALKLSPQFYMQMTPPTTLTMCPSCERVAVPPSSASTVDARAHSHMGPTHHRPIPINPWAHQGPGGPFARS, from the exons atGATGATTGGTAAAGAAGATTTAGGTTTAAGCTTAAGCTTGAACTTTCCTCAAAATTATCACTCCTTGCAGCTTAATCTCCATCCCTCTTCTTCTCATTCTGCATCTCCGTCTACCTTTAATCCTCACAAACCTTCTTGGATTCCCTCTTTCCCTTCTTCAG ATCCAAACTCGGATTCCTGCCGAGGCGAAACGAGATCATTCCTGCGCGGAATCGATGTCAACAGCTTGCCGTCGACGGCTGATTGTGAAGAGGAAGCTGGTGTTTCCTCCCCAAACAGCACTGTATCGAGCATAAGTGGAAAAAGAAGCGAAAGGGAAGTGAACGGAGAAGACAACGACATAGATAGAGATGGTTCTCGCGGAATCAGCGATGAAGAAGATGGTGATACATCAAGGAAGAAACTCAGACTCTCTAAAGATCAGTCTGCTATTCTCGAAGAGAGCTTTAAggagcacaacactctcaatccA AAGCAAAAGTTGGCATTGGCCAAGCAGCTTGGGCTGAGACCTCGGCAAGTGGAGGTGTGGTTCCAGAACAGAAGGGCAAG GACAAAGTTGAAGCAGACTGAGGTTGACTGTGAGTTCTTGAAGAGATGCTGTGAGAATCTAACTGAAGAAAACAGGCGGTTGcaaaaagaagttcaagaacTGAGAGCACTGAAACTTTCCCCACAATTCTACATGCAAATGACCCCACCCACAACCCTCACCATGTGTCCCTCATGTGAGCGTGTCGCGGTCCCACCATCTTCAGCATCAACGGTTGATGCTCGGGCCCACTCTCACATGGGCCCAACCCATCACAGGCCCATTCCCATCAACCCATGGGCTCATCAGGGCCCAGGAGGACCCTTCGCTCGATCCTAA